In Helianthus annuus cultivar XRQ/B chromosome 3, HanXRQr2.0-SUNRISE, whole genome shotgun sequence, a single window of DNA contains:
- the LOC110930278 gene encoding early light-induced protein 1, chloroplastic: MAATSVFMATPVARLTTTSSSSRRSLNFAVVRCTSQDQQPSTDTSKSPATPTPPPINTPPPPPPAPKVSTKFSDVLAFSGPAPERINGRLAMIGFVSALAVELSSGQDVLSQISNGGVPVFLATSLVLSVASLVPLFKGVRAESKSSGLMTSDAELLNGRVAMLGLVALAITEYVKGSALV; encoded by the coding sequence ATGGCTGCTACTTCAGTCTTCATGGCAACCCCCGTTGCACGTCTCACCACCACCTCTTCTTCATCTAGAAGAAGCCTCAACTTTGCTGTCGTCAGATGCACGTCACAAGATCAACAGCCTTCAACCGACACTTCCAAATCTCCAGCCACACCTACTCCGCCACCAATTAACACTCCGCCTCCGCCACCACCGGCGCCGAAGGTCAGTACCAAGTTTTCCGACGTGTTGGCGTTCAGTGGGCCTGCACCGGAGAGGATCAACGGAAGGTTGGCGATGATAGGGTTTGTGTCGGCGTTGGCGGTGGAGTTAAGCAGTGGTCAAGATGTGTTATCTCAGATCTCCAACGGTGGTGTGCCGGTGTTTCTAGCGACGAGTTTGGTGCTGTCGGTGGCGTCGTTGGTGCCGTTGTTTAAAGGGGTGAGAGCGGAGTCGAAGTCGAGTGGGTTGATGACGTCGGATGCAGAACTGTTGAATGGGCGGGTTGCGATGTTGGGTTTGGTGGCTTTGGCTATCACCGAGTATGTCAAAGGCAGTGCCCTTGTATGA